Proteins encoded in a region of the Streptomyces sp. NBC_01298 genome:
- a CDS encoding 6-phospho-beta-glucosidase: MKLAVVGGGSTYTPELIDGFARLRDTLPISELVLIDPAAERLELIGGLARRIFAKQGHPGLITTTSDLDAGVADADAVLLQLRIGGQAARLQDETWPLECGCVGQETTGAGGLAKALRTVPVVLDIAERVRRSNPDAWIIDFTNPVGIVTRALLQAGHKAVGLCNVAIGFQRRFAAMLDLTPADIHLDHVGLNHLTWELGVRKGGPEGENLLPQLLARHGQAIADDLHLPRAVLDRLGVVPSYYLRYFYAHDEVVRELGTKPSRAAEVAAMEKELLGLYGDPALDEKPELLAKRGGAFYSEAAVDLAASLLGDGGSAVQVVNTLNNGTLPFLPDDAVVEVQARVDRTGPSPLAVPRLDPLYAGLIAHVTAYEDLALDAALRGGRERVFKALLAHPLVGQFDLAEGLTDRLLAHNKEHLAWA; this comes from the coding sequence ATGAAACTCGCAGTGGTGGGCGGCGGTTCCACCTACACCCCCGAGCTGATCGACGGGTTCGCCCGGCTGCGCGACACCCTGCCCATCAGCGAGCTGGTGCTGATCGACCCGGCCGCCGAGCGGCTGGAGCTGATCGGCGGACTGGCCCGGCGGATCTTCGCCAAGCAGGGGCACCCGGGCCTCATCACCACCACCTCCGACCTCGACGCGGGCGTCGCCGACGCGGACGCGGTCCTGCTGCAGCTGCGCATCGGCGGGCAGGCGGCCCGGCTCCAGGACGAGACCTGGCCGCTGGAGTGCGGCTGCGTCGGCCAGGAGACCACCGGAGCGGGCGGTCTCGCCAAGGCGCTGCGCACGGTCCCGGTGGTCCTCGACATCGCCGAGCGGGTCCGTCGCTCCAACCCGGACGCCTGGATCATCGACTTCACCAACCCGGTCGGGATCGTCACCCGCGCTTTGCTCCAGGCCGGGCACAAGGCGGTCGGGCTGTGCAACGTGGCCATCGGTTTCCAGCGCAGGTTCGCCGCGATGCTGGACCTGACGCCGGCCGACATCCACCTCGACCACGTGGGCCTCAACCACCTCACCTGGGAGCTGGGGGTGCGCAAGGGCGGCCCGGAGGGCGAGAACCTGCTGCCGCAGCTCCTCGCCCGGCACGGCCAGGCCATCGCCGACGATCTGCACCTGCCGCGCGCGGTACTGGACCGGCTCGGGGTGGTTCCCTCGTACTACCTGCGCTACTTCTACGCGCACGACGAGGTGGTCCGGGAGCTCGGCACCAAGCCCTCGCGGGCCGCCGAGGTCGCCGCGATGGAGAAGGAACTGCTCGGCCTGTACGGGGATCCCGCGCTGGACGAGAAGCCGGAACTGCTCGCCAAGCGGGGCGGCGCCTTCTACTCGGAGGCCGCCGTGGACCTGGCCGCCTCCCTGCTGGGCGACGGCGGCAGCGCCGTACAGGTGGTCAACACGCTGAACAACGGCACCCTGCCGTTCCTCCCGGACGACGCCGTCGTCGAGGTGCAGGCACGGGTGGACCGCACGGGACCGTCGCCGCTGGCCGTGCCCCGGCTGGACCCGCTGTACGCGGGGCTCATCGCCCACGTCACGGCGTACGAGGACCTCGCGCTGGACGCGGCGCTGCGGGGCGGCCGCGAGCGGGTCTTCAAGGCGCTGCTGGCCCACCCGCTGGTGGGCCAGTTCGACCTCGCCGAGGGGCTGACGGACCGCCTCCTCGCGCACAACAAGGAGCACCTGGCATGGGCGTGA
- a CDS encoding carbohydrate ABC transporter permease, with protein sequence MSQTITRGARPTPRPAAPGTPDSARAVRTARRRAALHWVAVHSLGVAAALFFVLPFVFLFLTSVMSDQQALTRDLWPHQWDWGNYAKVWDTPGFLTWWRNTLLYAGLGTLLTVVSSVPVAYALAKFRFRGRRLSLMLVIAMMMLPPQVVVIPMYLFWAKQLDLSGTLWPLIIPMAFGDAFSIFLLRQFLLTIPDEYLDAAKVDGCGELRTLLRVVLPMAKPGIAAVALFQFFAAWNDYFGPQIYASDNPAAWTLSYGLESFKGAHHTNWNLTMAATVLVMAPVIVLFFFAQKAFVEGVTLTGVKG encoded by the coding sequence ATGAGCCAGACCATCACCCGCGGCGCGCGGCCGACTCCGCGTCCCGCCGCGCCCGGTACGCCGGACTCCGCGCGGGCCGTGCGCACCGCGCGCCGCCGGGCCGCCCTGCACTGGGTGGCCGTGCACTCCCTCGGCGTCGCCGCGGCGCTCTTCTTCGTCCTCCCCTTCGTGTTCCTCTTCCTGACCTCGGTGATGAGCGACCAGCAGGCGCTGACGCGCGACCTGTGGCCGCACCAATGGGACTGGGGCAACTACGCGAAGGTGTGGGACACCCCAGGCTTCCTGACCTGGTGGCGCAACACCCTGCTGTACGCGGGCCTCGGCACCCTGCTGACCGTGGTCTCCTCGGTGCCCGTCGCCTACGCGCTCGCCAAGTTCCGCTTCCGCGGCCGGCGGCTGTCCCTGATGCTGGTCATCGCGATGATGATGCTGCCGCCCCAGGTGGTCGTCATCCCGATGTACCTCTTCTGGGCCAAGCAGCTGGACCTCTCCGGCACCCTGTGGCCGCTGATCATCCCGATGGCCTTCGGCGACGCCTTCTCCATCTTCCTGCTGCGCCAGTTCCTGCTGACGATCCCCGACGAGTACCTGGACGCGGCGAAGGTGGACGGCTGCGGCGAGCTGCGCACCCTGCTGCGGGTGGTCCTGCCGATGGCGAAGCCCGGCATCGCGGCGGTCGCGCTGTTCCAGTTCTTCGCCGCCTGGAACGACTACTTCGGCCCGCAGATCTACGCCTCCGACAATCCGGCGGCCTGGACCCTCAGTTACGGACTGGAGTCCTTCAAGGGCGCCCACCACACCAACTGGAACCTCACCATGGCGGCAACCGTGCTGGTCATGGCCCCGGTGATCGTCCTCTTCTTCTTCGCCCAGAAGGCGTTCGTCGAAGGCGTCACCCTGACCGGAGTGAAAGGCTAG
- a CDS encoding carbohydrate ABC transporter permease: MAGTYSPELRGRRRRSALRTAAFMSPWLIGFGVFFAYPLVSTVYFSFTKYDGFRPPVFNGLDNWTYVFSDLPMFWPAMRNTLWLVVVMVACRVAFGLGIGLLITKIKMGTGVFRTLFYLPYLAPPVAATLAFVFLLNPGTGPVNTLLDAVGLPTPGWFTDPAWSKPALTALAVWGVGDLMVIFMAALLDVPREQYEAAELDGAGPLARFRHITLPNISPIILFAVVTGVIQAMQYYTQPLVAGKVASGVMGGSGQQFEPGYPDKSTLTLPQVIYNVGFQRFDYGTACVVALVLFALSMAFTALLMRRRGGLIEAGDRES, translated from the coding sequence ATGGCCGGCACCTACTCCCCCGAACTGCGCGGCAGGCGCCGCAGGTCGGCGCTGCGCACGGCGGCCTTCATGTCGCCCTGGCTGATCGGGTTCGGCGTCTTCTTCGCCTACCCGCTCGTCTCCACCGTCTACTTCTCCTTCACCAAGTACGACGGCTTCCGCCCGCCCGTCTTCAACGGGCTGGACAACTGGACCTACGTCTTCTCCGACCTGCCGATGTTCTGGCCGGCCATGCGCAACACCCTGTGGCTGGTCGTGGTCATGGTCGCCTGCCGGGTCGCCTTCGGGCTCGGCATCGGACTGCTCATCACCAAGATCAAGATGGGTACGGGCGTCTTCCGCACCCTGTTCTACCTGCCCTACCTGGCCCCTCCGGTGGCGGCGACCCTCGCCTTCGTCTTCCTGCTCAACCCGGGCACCGGCCCGGTGAACACCCTGCTGGACGCGGTCGGACTGCCCACGCCCGGCTGGTTCACGGACCCCGCCTGGTCCAAGCCCGCGCTGACCGCGCTCGCGGTGTGGGGGGTCGGCGACCTGATGGTCATCTTCATGGCCGCGCTGCTCGACGTACCGCGCGAGCAGTACGAGGCCGCCGAGCTGGACGGGGCCGGGCCCCTGGCGCGCTTCCGCCACATCACCCTGCCGAACATCTCCCCGATCATCCTGTTCGCGGTGGTCACCGGGGTCATCCAGGCGATGCAGTACTACACGCAGCCCCTGGTGGCGGGGAAGGTGGCGTCCGGCGTGATGGGCGGCTCGGGCCAGCAGTTCGAGCCCGGGTACCCCGACAAGTCCACCCTGACCCTCCCCCAGGTCATCTACAACGTCGGCTTCCAGCGCTTCGACTACGGCACCGCCTGCGTGGTCGCCCTGGTGCTGTTCGCCCTCTCCATGGCCTTCACCGCGCTGCTCATGCGGCGGCGCGGCGGGCTGATCGAGGCAGGTGACCGAGAATCATGA
- a CDS encoding extracellular solute-binding protein: MPGIRRLTVAATALAAISVLATACAGSTANTAADDPKKDVTLNFWHGWSAPSEIKAIEDNIARFTKAHPNIKVNVTGNMTDDKINQALRAGGEKAPDVVSSFTTDSVGKFCNTGAFADLNPFLKKSGVEKEKVFPKTLLEYTQFNGNQCTLPLLSDAYGLVYNKTAFDAAGITEPPKTWSQFVAAAQKLTVPKGDSYEQLGIMPTYHGYETAPQRLAAMWSPAYFDASGKSNLAKDPGFAQMLTAQKDLVAKLGGYEKLERFRTTFGDEWSAEHPFHLGLVAMQIDGEWRAAMAKEAGVKFEIATAPMPVPDDRIAEYGKGYLAGTIMGISAGSKKQNAAWELTKYMTTDTEAVVEFANAIHNVPSTLAALDSPKLQVTPEFKTFIDIAKHPKSTTTPAQADGGTYQLTFTDFAYAVEKGEVTDLAAGLAKTDQQVDTDIAKAK; encoded by the coding sequence ATGCCCGGAATCCGCCGCCTCACCGTCGCCGCGACCGCGCTCGCCGCGATATCCGTACTCGCCACCGCCTGTGCGGGCTCCACCGCCAACACGGCCGCCGACGACCCGAAGAAGGACGTCACCCTCAACTTCTGGCACGGCTGGTCCGCCCCCAGCGAGATCAAGGCCATCGAGGACAACATCGCCCGGTTCACCAAGGCGCACCCGAACATCAAGGTGAACGTCACGGGCAACATGACGGACGACAAGATCAACCAGGCGCTGCGCGCCGGCGGGGAGAAGGCCCCCGACGTGGTCTCCTCCTTCACCACCGACAGCGTCGGCAAGTTCTGCAACACCGGCGCCTTCGCCGACCTGAACCCCTTCCTGAAGAAGTCCGGGGTCGAGAAGGAGAAGGTCTTCCCCAAAACCCTGCTGGAGTACACCCAGTTCAACGGCAACCAGTGCACGCTGCCGCTCCTGAGCGACGCGTACGGCCTCGTCTACAACAAGACCGCCTTCGACGCCGCCGGGATCACCGAACCCCCCAAGACGTGGAGCCAGTTCGTGGCCGCCGCGCAGAAGCTGACGGTGCCCAAGGGCGATTCGTACGAGCAGCTCGGCATCATGCCCACCTACCACGGCTACGAGACCGCCCCCCAGCGCCTGGCCGCGATGTGGAGCCCGGCGTACTTCGACGCCTCCGGCAAGTCCAACCTGGCCAAGGACCCCGGCTTCGCGCAGATGCTGACGGCGCAGAAGGACCTGGTCGCGAAGCTCGGCGGGTACGAGAAGCTGGAGAGGTTCCGCACCACCTTCGGCGACGAGTGGAGCGCCGAGCACCCCTTCCACCTGGGCCTGGTGGCCATGCAGATCGACGGCGAGTGGCGGGCCGCGATGGCGAAGGAGGCCGGGGTGAAGTTCGAGATCGCCACCGCGCCGATGCCCGTCCCCGACGACCGGATCGCCGAGTACGGCAAGGGCTACCTCGCCGGCACGATCATGGGCATCTCCGCGGGCAGCAAGAAGCAGAACGCCGCCTGGGAACTGACGAAGTACATGACGACCGACACCGAGGCGGTCGTGGAGTTCGCCAACGCCATCCACAACGTGCCCTCCACGCTGGCCGCCCTGGACTCCCCCAAGCTCCAGGTCACCCCGGAGTTCAAGACCTTCATCGACATCGCCAAGCACCCGAAGTCGACCACGACCCCCGCGCAGGCCGATGGCGGCACCTACCAGCTGACCTTCACCGACTTCGCGTACGCGGTCGAGAAGGGCGAGGTCACGGACCTCGCGGCGGGTCTCGCCAAGACCGACCAGCAGGTCGACACGGACATCGCGAAGGCCAAGTAG
- a CDS encoding ROK family transcriptional regulator yields the protein MPATPGTPSLLRALNDRAALELLLTHGPLSRTRIGHLTGLSKPTASQLLARLEAAGLVVATGTATGRPGPNAQLYAVNARAAHVAGLDVTPGRILASVADLAGEVIGSHELPYAEGTGPVEQVTRALGEAVKDAGLHLADIHRVVIATPGSFDPRTGVLRYADHLAGWQSPTLLDELAAALPMPVEYENDVNLAAVAEQRLGAARGHEDFVLLWNEEGLGAALVLGGRLHRGWTGGAGEIGFLPVAGHPLVRQVTRVNSGGYQELAGVQVLPPMAARLGVEAPPAAAAGAGSVHGAVYGAEAGAMVEAAAALLTQAAAAPEGAHLDLLREYATALATGLASLVAVLDPEIVILSGALTIAGGEPLRELLEAELADLAPSRPRLVTGEVRERPVLRGALESALAATRDEVFDTSRR from the coding sequence ATGCCCGCCACCCCCGGTACGCCCAGCCTGTTGCGCGCCCTGAACGACCGGGCCGCGCTAGAGCTGCTGCTGACGCACGGTCCCCTGTCCCGGACCCGGATCGGGCACCTCACCGGCCTCTCGAAGCCCACCGCCTCCCAGCTGCTGGCCCGCCTGGAGGCCGCCGGGCTCGTCGTCGCCACCGGCACCGCCACTGGCCGCCCCGGCCCCAACGCGCAGCTCTACGCCGTCAACGCGCGGGCCGCCCACGTCGCCGGACTCGACGTCACCCCGGGGCGGATCCTCGCCTCCGTGGCCGACCTGGCCGGCGAGGTGATCGGCAGCCACGAGCTCCCGTACGCGGAGGGCACCGGGCCGGTCGAACAGGTCACCCGCGCCCTCGGCGAGGCCGTCAAGGACGCCGGGCTGCACCTCGCCGACATCCACCGGGTGGTCATCGCGACCCCCGGCTCCTTCGACCCCCGCACCGGGGTGCTGCGCTACGCCGACCACCTGGCGGGCTGGCAGTCCCCCACGCTCCTCGACGAGCTGGCCGCGGCCCTGCCGATGCCGGTCGAGTACGAGAACGACGTGAACCTCGCCGCCGTCGCCGAGCAGCGGCTCGGCGCCGCCCGCGGCCACGAGGACTTCGTCCTGCTGTGGAACGAGGAGGGCCTCGGGGCCGCGCTCGTGCTCGGCGGCCGGCTGCACCGCGGCTGGACCGGCGGCGCCGGGGAGATCGGTTTCCTGCCGGTCGCCGGGCACCCGCTGGTCCGCCAGGTCACCCGGGTCAACTCCGGCGGCTACCAGGAACTGGCCGGCGTACAGGTACTGCCCCCGATGGCGGCCCGGCTCGGCGTCGAGGCGCCCCCGGCCGCCGCGGCCGGGGCCGGCTCGGTGCACGGCGCCGTGTACGGGGCCGAGGCCGGGGCCATGGTCGAAGCGGCGGCGGCGCTGCTCACCCAGGCCGCCGCCGCGCCCGAGGGGGCCCACCTGGACCTCCTGCGCGAGTACGCCACCGCGCTGGCCACCGGTCTCGCCTCGCTGGTCGCCGTGCTGGACCCGGAGATCGTGATCCTCTCCGGCGCGCTGACCATCGCCGGCGGCGAGCCGCTGCGCGAACTCCTCGAAGCCGAGCTCGCCGACCTCGCCCCGTCCCGGCCCCGGCTGGTGACCGGCGAGGTACGGGAACGGCCCGTGCTGCGCGGGGCGCTGGAGAGCGCCCTCGCCGCGACCCGCGACGAGGTCTTCGACACCTCCCGCCGCTGA
- a CDS encoding mechanosensitive ion channel family protein, producing the protein MPRPAAVFPLAADNPDAAETIRETHESVTNAASFIEQNWAGWLYLGLRILLILVIAFALRSVVRKSLTKLITRMNRGADAVEGTALSGLLVNAERRRQRSEAIGSVLRSVASFLILGTAALMVLGALDINLGPLLASAGVAGVAIGFGARNLVTDFLSGVFMILEDQYGVGDKIDAGVASGEVVEVGLRVTKLRGDSGEIWYVRNGEIKRIGNLSQGWATASVAVQVKPNESLGHIREVIKEIADTMAKESPWDERLWGPVEVLGLDEVLLASMSVSVSAKTMPGQQFAVERELRWRIKDAFDAAGIGIVGGLPAPEEDAAPADPSASVAAPSALANPTSPQSLATAEIPHPAAGGAASGSGPRITK; encoded by the coding sequence GTGCCCAGGCCTGCCGCCGTGTTCCCGCTCGCAGCCGACAACCCGGACGCGGCCGAAACGATCAGAGAAACCCACGAGAGCGTCACGAACGCGGCCAGTTTCATAGAGCAGAACTGGGCCGGATGGCTTTACCTGGGCCTGCGGATCCTGCTGATCCTGGTCATCGCCTTCGCCCTGCGCTCGGTGGTCCGCAAGTCCCTGACCAAGCTGATCACCCGGATGAACCGCGGCGCCGACGCCGTCGAGGGCACGGCCCTGAGCGGGCTGCTGGTCAACGCGGAGCGGCGCCGGCAGCGGTCCGAGGCCATCGGTTCGGTCCTGCGCTCGGTGGCCTCGTTCCTGATCCTCGGCACGGCGGCCCTGATGGTGCTCGGCGCGCTCGACATCAACCTGGGGCCGCTGCTGGCGAGCGCCGGTGTGGCCGGTGTGGCGATCGGTTTCGGCGCCCGGAACCTGGTCACGGACTTCCTCTCCGGCGTGTTCATGATCCTCGAGGACCAGTACGGCGTCGGTGACAAGATCGACGCCGGGGTGGCCTCGGGCGAGGTCGTCGAGGTGGGTCTGCGCGTCACCAAGCTGCGCGGCGACAGCGGCGAGATCTGGTACGTCCGCAACGGCGAGATCAAGCGGATCGGCAACCTCAGCCAGGGCTGGGCCACGGCGAGCGTCGCGGTGCAGGTCAAGCCCAACGAGAGCCTCGGTCACATCCGCGAGGTGATCAAGGAGATCGCCGACACCATGGCCAAGGAGTCCCCGTGGGACGAGCGGCTGTGGGGTCCGGTGGAGGTGCTGGGCCTGGACGAGGTGCTGCTGGCCTCGATGTCGGTCTCGGTTTCGGCGAAGACGATGCCGGGCCAGCAGTTCGCCGTGGAGCGCGAGCTGCGCTGGCGGATAAAGGACGCCTTCGACGCCGCGGGCATCGGGATCGTCGGGGGCCTGCCGGCGCCCGAGGAGGACGCGGCCCCGGCCGACCCCTCGGCCTCCGTCGCCGCGCCGTCGGCGCTGGCGAACCCGACCTCCCCGCAGTCCCTGGCCACGGCGGAGATCCCGCACCCGGCCGCGGGCGGCGCGGCCTCCGGCTCCGGCCCGCGCATCACGAAGTAG
- a CDS encoding HNH endonuclease, with the protein MPHVLVLNASYEPLGVVPLRRALVLVLENKAVSLEESGAFLHSATRAVPAPSVVRLKRFVRVPYRGPVPLTRRALFARDGGRCMYCGAVATSVDHVIPRSRGGQHAWDNVVAACRRCNHVKADRHLVDLGWRLRHQPAPPSGLAWRIIGTGHRDPCWMPYLQPYGAEDALDRIGVPIAAAAVAS; encoded by the coding sequence GTGCCGCACGTCCTGGTCCTCAACGCGTCGTACGAGCCCCTCGGCGTCGTACCGCTCCGTCGCGCGCTCGTCCTCGTCCTGGAGAACAAAGCGGTCTCCCTGGAAGAATCCGGCGCCTTTCTGCACAGCGCGACAAGGGCCGTCCCCGCGCCCAGCGTGGTTCGGCTCAAGCGCTTCGTGCGGGTCCCCTACCGGGGGCCCGTTCCACTCACCCGCCGCGCGCTGTTCGCCCGGGACGGCGGCCGCTGCATGTACTGCGGGGCCGTCGCCACCAGTGTCGACCACGTCATCCCGCGCAGCCGGGGCGGGCAGCACGCCTGGGACAACGTCGTCGCCGCGTGCCGCCGCTGCAACCACGTCAAGGCCGACCGGCACCTCGTCGACCTCGGCTGGCGCCTGCGGCACCAGCCGGCTCCGCCGTCGGGGCTGGCCTGGCGGATCATCGGGACGGGGCACCGGGATCCGTGCTGGATGCCGTACCTCCAGCCGTACGGGGCGGAGGACGCGCTGGATCGCATCGGGGTGCCCATCGCCGCCGCGGCGGTCGCGTCGTAG
- a CDS encoding beta-N-acetylglucosaminidase domain-containing protein codes for MQTRGSKRATATAAAVAVIGALLSGSAVVGPPTAFAAPTAPDSPGAPDPGSAPAAPAAPAALRDPAPVPAAAPLPDPRSDPARAAAEGPAVYPRPQSTAADPARAVPLGAEAVLVLPAGVDPYAAQVVRDALRGAGVRTLHERAEGQPLPAAGPVVRLQGHGDGDTERSLRALGADAAGDLPAGGYRLAVGRVEGRDTVALAGAGEDGLFHAAQTLRQLLAQGGGKVPGVLVRDWPSAPVRGITEGFYGTPWTAAQRLAQVDFMGRTKLNRLLLAPGDDPYRTTEWRRDYPAAQAAELRQLAERARANKVVLAWAVSPGQSMCLASSADRAALARKVDAMWDLGFRAFQVQFQDVSYTEWGCRADRERYGRGPAAAAKAHAEVAGELAAHLARRYPGAPALSLLPTEYYQEGATPYRTALAQDLDGRVEVAWTGVGVLPRTITGPEMTAARSALGQHPLVTMDNYPVNDWDPGRIFLGPYAGRDPVVAGGSAAVLANAMPQGTLSRIPLFTAADFTWNPRGYRASDSWAAAVASLAGPDPKAREALAALAGNNASSGLAQPESAYLVPLMDEFWRARSAGDPAAGEGLRAAFRVLREAPDRLPSLAQEAGPWLSRLARYGAAGELALDVLQAQGRGDGAAAWRASQALTAARALVSGADGAETARVDKAVLDPFLARAAAEADAWTGAARVPGTVTRQADAWTVALPTARPVSVVTVMTDPLPAGSRGAVIEAHVPGEGWRKVAEAAASGWTQADVGGLRADAVRLVWSGPAPAVHSVVPWTADGPEARFELPDTVDAEIGGSAQRIPAQLSALRPGEVHGPLSATPPPGISVRLPQTAAAARGTTAIVPVEVTVAAGTAPGTYEVPVVFGSETHTLKVRAHPRTAGPNLLRAAVASSSADETPAFPASGALDDSASTRWSSPAEDGAWWQAELPAAARIGLLRLRWQDAYPSRFRVETSSDGVAWHPSATVASRGGVDSVHLDPAAAPARFVRVTCEARATRYGCSLLGAEAFAVAP; via the coding sequence GTGCAGACCAGGGGCAGCAAGCGGGCCACGGCCACGGCCGCGGCGGTCGCCGTCATCGGCGCCCTGCTGAGCGGCTCGGCGGTGGTGGGTCCCCCCACCGCCTTCGCCGCGCCGACCGCGCCGGACTCGCCGGGCGCCCCGGACCCGGGATCGGCGCCTGCCGCGCCCGCGGCTCCCGCCGCGCTGCGCGACCCGGCGCCCGTGCCCGCCGCCGCCCCCTTGCCCGACCCCCGCTCCGATCCGGCACGAGCCGCCGCCGAGGGCCCCGCGGTGTATCCCCGGCCGCAGTCGACGGCCGCCGACCCGGCGCGCGCGGTGCCGCTGGGCGCCGAGGCCGTACTGGTCCTGCCCGCGGGCGTGGACCCGTACGCCGCCCAGGTGGTGCGCGACGCCCTGCGCGGCGCGGGCGTACGGACCCTGCACGAGCGGGCCGAGGGGCAACCGCTGCCCGCCGCGGGCCCCGTCGTACGGCTACAGGGGCATGGCGACGGGGACACAGAGCGGTCCCTGCGGGCCCTGGGCGCGGACGCGGCCGGCGACCTCCCGGCGGGCGGCTACCGGCTGGCGGTGGGCCGCGTCGAGGGGCGGGACACGGTCGCGCTGGCCGGCGCCGGCGAGGACGGACTGTTCCACGCGGCTCAGACGCTGCGTCAACTGCTCGCCCAGGGCGGCGGAAAGGTGCCCGGGGTCCTCGTACGGGACTGGCCGTCCGCGCCGGTGCGCGGGATCACGGAGGGGTTCTACGGGACTCCGTGGACGGCCGCGCAGCGGCTCGCGCAGGTGGACTTCATGGGCCGCACCAAGCTGAACCGGCTGTTGCTGGCGCCCGGCGACGACCCGTACCGGACCACGGAGTGGCGCCGCGACTACCCGGCGGCGCAGGCCGCCGAACTGCGGCAGCTGGCCGAGCGGGCGCGCGCCAACAAGGTGGTGCTCGCCTGGGCGGTGTCGCCCGGGCAGTCGATGTGCCTGGCCTCCTCGGCGGACCGGGCGGCACTCGCCCGCAAGGTGGACGCCATGTGGGACCTCGGGTTCCGGGCGTTCCAGGTGCAGTTCCAGGACGTCAGCTACACCGAGTGGGGCTGCCGGGCCGACCGCGAGCGCTACGGCAGGGGCCCGGCGGCGGCCGCGAAGGCGCACGCGGAGGTGGCGGGCGAACTGGCCGCGCACCTGGCCCGGCGCTATCCGGGGGCGCCCGCGCTGTCGCTGCTGCCGACGGAGTACTACCAGGAGGGTGCGACGCCCTACCGGACCGCGCTGGCCCAGGACCTGGACGGGCGGGTCGAGGTGGCCTGGACCGGCGTCGGCGTGCTGCCGCGCACGATCACCGGGCCGGAGATGACCGCGGCGCGCTCCGCGCTCGGGCAGCACCCGCTGGTCACCATGGACAACTACCCGGTCAACGACTGGGACCCGGGCCGGATCTTCCTCGGCCCGTACGCGGGACGCGACCCGGTGGTCGCGGGCGGTTCCGCGGCCGTGCTGGCCAACGCCATGCCCCAGGGCACGCTGTCGCGCATCCCGCTGTTCACGGCGGCGGACTTCACCTGGAACCCGCGCGGCTACCGGGCCTCCGACTCCTGGGCGGCGGCCGTGGCCTCGCTCGCCGGACCCGATCCCAAGGCCCGCGAGGCCCTGGCCGCGCTGGCCGGGAACAACGCCTCCTCCGGCCTCGCCCAACCCGAGTCCGCCTACCTGGTCCCGCTGATGGACGAGTTCTGGCGGGCCCGGAGCGCCGGCGACCCGGCGGCGGGCGAAGGGCTGCGCGCCGCCTTCCGCGTGCTGCGCGAGGCCCCGGACCGGCTGCCCTCGCTCGCGCAGGAGGCGGGGCCCTGGCTGTCGCGGCTCGCCCGCTACGGGGCGGCCGGGGAGCTGGCCCTCGACGTCCTCCAGGCGCAGGGCCGCGGGGACGGGGCGGCGGCCTGGCGGGCCTCGCAGGCCCTCACCGCCGCCCGCGCGCTGGTGTCCGGGGCGGACGGGGCGGAAACCGCCCGGGTCGACAAGGCGGTGCTGGACCCCTTCCTGGCCCGGGCCGCGGCCGAGGCCGACGCGTGGACCGGCGCGGCCCGCGTGCCGGGCACGGTGACCCGGCAGGCCGACGCGTGGACGGTCGCGCTGCCCACCGCCCGGCCGGTGTCGGTGGTGACCGTGATGACGGACCCGCTGCCGGCGGGCAGCCGGGGCGCCGTGATCGAGGCCCACGTACCGGGCGAGGGCTGGCGCAAGGTCGCCGAGGCGGCGGCGTCGGGCTGGACCCAGGCGGACGTGGGCGGCCTGCGGGCCGACGCGGTCCGGCTCGTCTGGTCGGGCCCGGCCCCGGCCGTGCACAGCGTGGTCCCGTGGACGGCGGACGGCCCGGAGGCCCGCTTCGAGCTGCCGGACACCGTGGACGCGGAGATCGGCGGGAGCGCGCAGCGGATCCCGGCGCAGCTGTCCGCGCTGCGTCCCGGCGAGGTCCACGGGCCCCTGTCGGCGACTCCGCCGCCGGGCATCTCGGTGCGCCTGCCTCAGACGGCCGCGGCCGCGCGCGGTACGACGGCGATCGTCCCGGTGGAGGTCACGGTGGCCGCGGGCACGGCGCCCGGCACCTACGAGGTCCCGGTCGTCTTCGGCTCCGAGACGCACACCCTGAAGGTCCGCGCCCATCCGCGCACGGCGGGCCCGAACCTGCTGCGGGCGGCCGTGGCCTCGTCCTCGGCGGACGAGACCCCGGCGTTCCCCGCGTCGGGGGCGCTGGACGATTCCGCTTCCACCCGGTGGTCCTCGCCCGCGGAGGACGGGGCCTGGTGGCAGGCCGAGCTGCCGGCCGCGGCACGGATCGGTCTGCTCCGCCTCCGCTGGCAGGATGCCTACCCGTCCCGGTTCCGGGTGGAGACCTCTTCCGACGGTGTCGCCTGGCACCCGTCGGCGACGGTCGCGTCCCGCGGCGGGGTGGACTCCGTCCACCTGGACCCGGCGGCCGCCCCGGCCCGCTTCGTCCGGGTCACCTGCGAGGCCCGGGCCACCCGCTACGGCTGCAGCCTGCTGGGCGCGGAAGCCTTCGCGGTGGCCCCGTAA